In Fimbriimonadaceae bacterium, the following proteins share a genomic window:
- a CDS encoding JAB domain-containing protein codes for MKTALDQHQLGIYDVPRYTISLIKEAASTFHAKTRCQFSEDVYRYFKDICENQDREHLYALFLDTKHVPIGMNHVAMGTLSTTIVHPREVFNLNPA; via the coding sequence GTGAAGACTGCTCTCGATCAACACCAGCTCGGGATCTACGACGTTCCGCGGTACACCATCAGTCTTATCAAAGAGGCCGCATCGACGTTCCACGCCAAGACTCGATGCCAGTTTTCGGAAGACGTCTACCGATACTTCAAAGACATCTGCGAAAACCAAGATCGCGAACATCTTTATGCTCTCTTTCTCGATACAAAACATGTGCCCATCGGGATGAATCATGTGGCAATGGGCACACTCAGCACCACGATCGTCCATCCTAGAGAAGTCTTTAACCTGAATCCGGCGTGA